A portion of the Lolium rigidum isolate FL_2022 chromosome 1, APGP_CSIRO_Lrig_0.1, whole genome shotgun sequence genome contains these proteins:
- the LOC124659999 gene encoding uncharacterized protein LOC124659999, with product MVSPPPLKNPTYLCTYHICFLVLVSTTTTLSAAVSTSSYSSVCPSVAPASDHHTDVDDALSLARSFQIYDGYFSGGADSLFSHDDQLHNNYRSFSLFPDSASCTSDLALVHVVATLTLTGPRSIKYMSHGRRRNHTFAQSISFVLDGYYSSTSLQLCMVGTGTELAANGSSLKQYLDVTLHLHVPSPSSLTDPFVTGTLDGSSDFAAIQLLAYAEGEGYRYGERATCSAPVQQPATGLLQALEGNFACEALRETSYRLLDHRGGGPAMLRRMHVNRMQCGADGAVRAYMVLSNDTGSGRRGYRGRGYYHHMVNDEAMVAEGHWDSDRRMLCLRACRVVRSQPSTLAVLECGIGMSFWFPAVWTVLERSTVAGVLWSSGVNIGAGPISGGVISAFSFDDHRRNLSDVTYSYNDTMLEVAKKHYYLNISKRKRKGSFPAQGNYAYHDFRLQFYMKNAGTGDAYPVTMGSVMLNEDGFVADDSSSSRPAVVGNLLNVSYYIHIYAHQPENRVNMSRSYTLEEGRISAEGVYDPKRGILSMVGCQEHSGSTDCEILITMQFAALGDRAEGFGSRGTIRSLRDRADGLFFEKMDITLYGMYPMEVSEAISRMDLESVMLVISSTLSCIFTILQILHTKRNPKTALAMSITMLAILALGHLAPLVLSFEVMFRSRRSQYSLYLMDSWLEVNQVMMRVPTLIAFLLQLRLLQLALFGRLRSAGHQSKSVGTQSVAVSERIVLQVCLPLYLLGGVLAVIVYMINARSTAGNVVLVGEDPATLWDGLVSYAGLILDGFLLPQVILNTSVSGSKVRAISPWFYMGGSAIRAAPHVYDVVRGRILEQLSVRLTKVYASPRVDLFGVAWDIVIPCGAALLATVLFLQQRLGDVSHS from the coding sequence ATGGTGTCACCACCACCACTGAAGAATCCTACTTATTTGTGCACTTACCACATCTGCTTTCTTGTTCTTgtgtccaccaccaccaccctctcCGCAGCTGTTTCAACCAGCTCCTACTCCTCCGTTTGCCCCTCCGTGGCACCTGCTTCCGACCACCACACCGACGTTGACGACGCCCTTTCTCTCGCCCGCTCCTTCCAGATATATGACGGTTACTTCTCAGGCGGCGCGGACAGCCTCTTCTCCCACGACGATCAACTCCACAACAACTACCGCTCATTTTCCCTCTTCCCCGACAGCGCGAGCTGCACCAGCGACCTTGCTCTCGTCCACGTCGTCGCCACCCTCACCCTCACCGGCCCCCGCAGCATCAAGTATATGAGCCATGGACGCCGCCGCAATCACACCTTCGCCCAGTCCATCTCTTTCGTCCTCGATGgctactactcctccacctcactCCAACTCTGCATGGTTGGGACGGGCACCGAGCTCGCCGCAAATGGCTCTAGTCTAAAGCAGTACTTGGATGTCACCCTCCACCTCCACGTGCCCAGTCCTTCCAGCCTCACGGATCCCTTCGTGACCGGCACTCTAGATGGCTCCTCCGACTTCGCGGCCATCCAGCTGCTCGCGTACGCCGAAGGGGAAGGCTACCGGTACGGCGAGCGCGCCACCTGTAGCGCACCGGTGCAGCAGCCGGCCACGGGCTTGCTCCAGGCGCTCGAGGGCAACTTCGCATGTGAAGCCTTGAGAGAGACCTCTTACAGGCTGCTGGATCATCGCGGCGGCGGCCCGGCCATGCTTCGTCGGATGCACGTCAACCGGATGCAGTGCGGCGCGGACGGCGCCGTGCGCGCGTACATGGTGCTCTCCAACGACACCGGGTCCGGAAGGCGCGGCTACCGTGGCCGTGGGTACTACCACCACATGGTCAACGACGAGGCGATGGTAGCCGAAGGGCACTGGGACTCGGATCGGAGGATGCTCTGCCTGAGAGCATGCCGGGTGGTGCGCTCCCAGCCGTCAACTCTGGCTGTGCTCGAGTGCGGCATCGGGATGAGCTTCTGGTTCCCGGCCGTGTGGACGGTCCTCGAGCGGAGCACCGTGGCTGGCGTGCTTTGGAGCTCCGGTGTCAACATTGGCGCTGGACCGATTTCAGGCGGCGTGATATCGGCGTTCAGCTTCGACGACCACAGAAGAAACCTCTCCGACGTGACGTACAGCTACAACGACACGATGCTTGAGGTGGCGAAGAAGCATTATTATCTGAATATTAGCAAGAGGAAGAGAAAAGGTTCGTTCCCAGCCCAGGGTAACTATGCTTACCACGACTTCAGGCTTCAATTTTACATGAAAAATGCGGGGACCGGAGACGCCTACCCCGTCACGATGGGCTCGGTGATGCTAAATGAGGATGGGTTCGTCgccgatgattcctcctcctcacgGCCAGCGGTGGTTGGGAACCTGTTGAACGTCAGCTACTACATACACATTTATGCTCATCAGCCTGAGAATCGTGTGAACATGTCGCGCTCATACACCCTTGAGGAAGGACGAATCTCAGCAGAGGGTGTGTATGATCCCAAGAGGGGCATTCTGTCCATGGTGGGCTGCCAGGAGCACAGCGGCTCAACGGACTGCGAGATATTGATAACCATGCAGTTTGCCGCCCTGGGTGACAGAGCTGAGGGATTCGGCAGCAGGGGAACAATCAGAAGCTTGAGGGACAGGGCCGACGGCCTTTTCTTCGAGAAGATGGACATCACCCTTTACGGGATGTACCCAATGGAGGTGTCGGAGGCGATATCGAGGATGGACCTGGAGAGCGTCATGTTGGTGATCTCCTCGACGTTGTCGTGCATCTTCACCATCCTGCAGATCCTCCACACAAAGCGGAACCCCAAGACAGCTCTGGCGATGTCGATCACCATGCTCGCCATCCTCGCCTTGGGGCACCTCGCCCCTCTCGTGCTCAGCTTCGAGGTGATGTTCCGGAGCAGAAGGAGCCAGTACTCTCTGTACTTGATGGATAGCTGGCTGGAGGTGAATCAAGTGATGATGCGGGTGCCTACACTGATCGCCTTCCTGCTGCAGCTGCGCCTTCTTCAGCTGGCGCTGTTCGGCCGCCTGAGATCAGCCGGCCACCAGAGCAAATCCGTCGGTACACAGTCGGTGGCCGTGTCGGAGAGGATCGTGTTGCAGGTGTGCCTGCCACTGTATCTGCTCGGAGGAGTCCTTGCCGTGATTGTCTACATGATCAACGCCCGCTCTACTGCAGGCAATGTTGTTCTCGTTGGTGAGGATCCGGCGACGCTATGGGACGGCCTGGTGTCGTACGCGGGGCTGATACTGGACGGCTTCCTCCTCCCTCAGGTCATCCTGAATACGTCCGTGTCAGGCTCCAAAGTTCGAGCGATTTCGCCTTGGTTTTATATGGGGGGCAGCGCGATCCGAGCGGCGCCTCACGTGTATGATGTGGTCAGGGGGCGTATCTTGGAGCAGCTAAGCGTGAGGCTCACCAAGGTATACGCGAGCCCTCGCGTCGACCTGTTCGGTGTCGCGTGGGACATCGTTATAC